Part of the Sulfuricurvum kujiense DSM 16994 genome, TTTTTCGACTGCCGGTTTCGCTGCAACAACAGGAGCCGCAGGTTCGATTTTCGGTTCAACGTTTGCAATCGGCGGCGTCGTTTGCGATTTTACTTCCGGTTCCGGCATAACCGTTTTAGTCACATCCGGGACGGGAGTCTCTTTTTCTTTCGGTACGGCAGGTTCTTCTTTGCGCGGTTTAGTCGGTTTAACAGGTTTTACGTCAATGACAGGTTGCATCGGATCAGCCATTGCGATACTCGAAGCACTTTGCCCCGGTTTTAGTTTTTCCAGTTCCATCATGATGCAGGCACCTTTAACATCGCGTGCGGTGAGGGTATAGGTATTGCCTTTTCGCTGCCACTGCGGATTTTTAAGCGGCTTGAGATCCTGATCCAATCCTTGATATTTTCGGACGCCGTATCCTTTCGGGATATTGATCGTAAGAATATTCTCTGCCGTTACACAATCGGCTGAGCCTTTGCAATCTCCTCCGCTAAGGAGAATTTTGATCACGCCGTTCTCCTCAGAAACCAAAAAATCGTCTTTATCGGCACGCTCAAGGTATGAATAGCGATCGGTATTGGCAAAGGAGAGTTTGATCATCCCTTCTTTTGTTTTTTCTATCGAATGGCTTGCAGGTCGGACATACACGATCCGATCGGCGTCAAACCCTTTCTCAAACATGAATCCGTAATTTTTATTTTTTTCGCCTTGATAATTGAAATGGAAAATACCTTCCGAAAAATCGGCCTGAGGATAAAAAATCATCTCCGAAACATCGGCTGAAACGCTGTTCCAACCCAACAACAACCCTACCAATCCGACTGCTATTTTACTTTGCATTATCACCTCATTGTAATAAAGGGATGATACAATAAAACAAACCAATTTTCGGTTAAAGGTGTTCCGATGAATCTATTATCCCTTTATCTCAGCCATCCGCTTACAACCGCAACCGTCGAATATGCCCTCGATATCACCCTAAGCCGAGGG contains:
- a CDS encoding OmpA family protein, producing the protein MQSKIAVGLVGLLLGWNSVSADVSEMIFYPQADFSEGIFHFNYQGEKNKNYGFMFEKGFDADRIVYVRPASHSIEKTKEGMIKLSFANTDRYSYLERADKDDFLVSEENGVIKILLSGGDCKGSADCVTAENILTINIPKGYGVRKYQGLDQDLKPLKNPQWQRKGNTYTLTARDVKGACIMMELEKLKPGQSASSIAMADPMQPVIDVKPVKPTKPRKEEPAVPKEKETPVPDVTKTVMPEPEVKSQTTPPIANVEPKIEPAAPVVAAKPAVEKPVVVVAKPATEKPVVEAAAPAPYFRNFQIFESRVVALSEVGKERLREWAQLFKAGGYKSVTINGYTDNIPPQRLKALYATNAILSEARAQMVADYLVSIGVDSSAIKVNGRGDVDPVAPNETEEGRSKNRRIEFILN